Proteins from a genomic interval of Cydia amplana chromosome 8, ilCydAmpl1.1, whole genome shotgun sequence:
- the LOC134650024 gene encoding high mobility group protein HMG-I/HMG-Y-like, protein MSDDGSTAVEKKGRGRPKANGTQAEAKADTKKRGRPPAATKAKESTKSSDDEAPVAKRGRGRPKGSKKKAAAPKAKGGSGEGRGRGRPRKDAPPPRKDAASTEEEQDDEDEDEGSDQ, encoded by the exons ATGTCTGATGATGGTTCAACTGCTGTGGAGAAGAAGGGCCGTGGCAGACCTAAAGCCAATGGAACACAAGCT gAGGCCAAAGCAGATACAAAGAAAAGAGGTAGACCACCAGCGGCTACAAAAGCTAAGGAATCAACAAAGTCCTCTGATGATGAAGCGCCGGTAGCGAAACGAGGGCGCGGCAGGCCCAAGGGATCTAAGAAAAAGGCGGCAGCTCCTAAGGCTAAG GGTGGCAGTGGAGAGGGCCGAGGGCGAGGTCGGCCGCGCAAGGACGCGCCGCCGCCCCGAAAGGACGCCGCCTCCACTGAGGAGGAGCAAGATGATGAAGATGAGGATGAGGGCTCCGACCAGTAA